From the Anopheles merus strain MAF chromosome 2L, AmerM5.1, whole genome shotgun sequence genome, the window ACTAACACaccttcccacacacacacacacacacacacgcacacacacaggcgctgGAGCGCAACGGTATGTATGAATTTATAAGTAGACTTGTGCGAGCGTGTGTctcagtgtatgtgtgtgtgtgtttttttttgtgcgtaaTAATACGATTGTTTAGATATTTACGTAAAAAAACCGTGCTCCACTCCACCTCTCTTCCTCGTTGGTTGTGCTCTGCTTCATCCGCTTCTTCTTCGCGCGTCCTTCTTTTCCGGATTGCTTTTGCTCCTAGCGGCGGGCCGCTTGCTTCGCCGCTTAATGCTTCTTACTAGCTAACGGGCTATAACGGGGCACCACCGGGTTAACAGTACCCAATAATGCGATGAGGCGCCGGTTCGAAGCATTCGTTTCGTTCTTGCAAATAAATATCATTTTCTTGAGGGGGGGTTTTCTTGCTGTATCGCCTTCACCAAACGTGAAGCAAAATGGTGTAAAAAACgagtaaaaaaaacgtaacattttaaactaaaaacataaaaaagttaAGCTTCCAGTGTCCATTGCGCTTGCTTTACGATCAGACAAGACTTCTTCTGCAGCGGATCAACTATCCATCCTTGTTGGGCAGGGCGTTTGCAGCAGTGGGCTGTGTGCGTTTATTTCCCGTTGCAGCTGTACGCGAACACATGGTTTGCGCATGGGGAAAATTAAATACCGCAAAACTAAGCTGGCTCACGCGCACACGGTGGCTCTAATTGCTGGGACTTTCGGCCGTCGAACCGGACGCCGACACACCGTCTGGAATTTGGGCCAGCGTTTTAAATTGAGGAGAATTTATAAATCTGAAATGCAGAACCGATTGGGTCATTTTAATTGATGTTTATTCCAGGTGCAATTAAAtttctctataaaaataatctaATAAATCCTACCTTGGATACGAATCTCTATGCATAAGTGTATAAATTTGTAGTTGAGCTTCGTCGAAAGTGTGCGGCGTTGGTTCCACCATATTCCTATTAACTATTTCCCTTACACGCGAGTCTAACGATACCTGCGGATAAAAGGGGAGACACgtaaacacagaaaaaaggggGTAAAATTAAAGCGAAATGTCAAGTAATTATCGTGCTTTCTTCCCCCATCCTACAGCACCGCAGGGGTTTGCTTACCTCTTTCGGCGATAAAATCGAGATATAGTCTTCATAAATAAACCTAGCCTTCTCCTCTATCGCTTCCGGGTTCGTCTCCTTCTTCAGCTCTTCGCAGGCCAGCCAGAAGAGTATGTTTTCCTCGCTGTACTCGCAGCGCAGAAATTCCCGGAACGCTTTTCGCCCGCTGGGGCTTCGCATTAGTTTGTCGAAGCTTTTGCCCCAGCTGCGTATCTCCTCTAGCGTTGGTCTGGGAACGAGGTGTTTGTTGCGGGTgggagagagcaagagagaaagaatatGTGTATGGAAATGAGCGTTTTTCAGCGGGTTGGGTGGGTATGCTTAAGCGGGAAGTGCAAAGCTGTTcatttgttcaattttaattaatagcTACACATTGACAGCATCACACAGTGGGGCAGCCGCCCAAGGGCTGATGGGAGGTGATGGAATtgatagaaataataatagaatAAACAACGGGCATGAAGGTGAGCGATGTGTAGGAGAAACTAGTTTCCAATATCAAAGGTGTACAGCTGGTTGGGAAAATATTATACACACAGAGTTgttaaagagcaaaaaaataaaataaatcgcaAATACAGTGATACAATTTCAAGCAAAAACTAGAGACGAAAAGTtttcagtttatttttttttatagcgGATACAATATGTGTCAACTGATTTTCAAATAAATGGGAACTTGAAATGCCCGAGTTGAggtatttaaatatttgaaaatgaattcaaaacgtcaaataataacaaacaaaatatttgattcTCTAAAGTATCCTAGACCGAATGGCACATTCAATAAATATGCATCCCAAAAAGTAATCTaaataaacgataaaaacatttaatgaACGCTGATAAAGcacaagaaaattaaaagtaaaattc encodes:
- the LOC121591681 gene encoding regulator of G-protein signaling 17, whose protein sequence is MSCSVDGLPAGCRLRGMGSTVQSGPLNSSLSGTQESSNNVVPLQRAPSQKPCCFCWCCCCSCSWAKCLAIKNAEDNGPTKKDQASSDTLFDGEQPTLEEIRSWGKSFDKLMRSPSGRKAFREFLRCEYSEENILFWLACEELKKETNPEAIEEKARFIYEDYISILSPKEVSLDSRVREIVNRNMVEPTPHTFDEAQLQIYTLMHRDSYPRFINSPQFKTLAQIPDGVSASGSTAESPSN